A section of the Halopiger aswanensis genome encodes:
- the phaC gene encoding class III poly(R)-hydroxyalkanoic acid synthase subunit PhaC, with translation MKNPYATVLDIQRQAWEATADLAEKSRVAPDRTETIENIEVGQTPSEVVYEENKLELLHYESQTEEQHDVPILIVYALINKPYILDLQPNRSVVRRLLEAGFDVYLIDWGEPSKLDRSLGLDDYVNRYIDNCVDVVRDRSGQDAINVLGYCMGGTMSAMYAALYPEKVRNLGLMAAGLCFAGEGGVLELWGAEDYYDPETVTETFDNVPADFLDTGFALMDPVANNVTKYVRFYDNVEDEDFVENFARMERWLDEGIDVAGKAYEEFIRDIYQENKLYANELELGGERVDLANIDMPVLQIVAEYDHLIPPGASKPFNEAIPAEDTEIMEFATGHIGMSVSSRSHDELWPDVCEWFEERSNGTEVESEPETPEPEEKDAALAEDVEGDESGPDDLSDGGVDVESGTDADATEIDIDDETSEFHGEDRSDEEIAARSEDDVQDEPAAPGEMTVDEDVAEDITDEELDSESAIEDETDDLTELSGVGQAYADQLAAAGIETFDQLADADAAELAAETGLSPSRVEDWIEQAAER, from the coding sequence ATGAAAAATCCCTACGCAACCGTCCTGGACATCCAGCGCCAGGCCTGGGAGGCGACGGCCGATCTGGCCGAGAAGAGCCGAGTCGCGCCCGATCGAACCGAAACCATCGAGAACATCGAGGTCGGCCAGACGCCCAGCGAGGTCGTCTACGAGGAGAACAAGCTCGAGCTGCTCCACTACGAATCGCAGACGGAGGAGCAACACGACGTCCCGATCCTCATCGTCTACGCGCTGATCAACAAGCCCTACATCCTCGACTTGCAGCCGAACCGCTCGGTCGTCCGCCGGCTGCTCGAGGCCGGCTTCGACGTCTACCTGATCGACTGGGGCGAGCCCTCCAAGCTGGACCGCTCGCTGGGACTGGACGACTACGTCAACCGGTACATCGACAACTGCGTCGACGTCGTCCGCGACCGCTCCGGCCAGGACGCGATCAACGTGCTCGGCTACTGCATGGGCGGCACGATGTCGGCCATGTACGCCGCGCTCTACCCCGAGAAGGTCCGCAACCTCGGACTGATGGCTGCCGGCCTCTGTTTCGCCGGCGAGGGCGGCGTCCTCGAGCTGTGGGGCGCCGAGGACTACTACGATCCCGAGACGGTTACCGAGACGTTCGACAACGTCCCCGCGGACTTCCTCGATACCGGCTTCGCGCTGATGGACCCCGTCGCGAACAACGTGACGAAGTACGTCCGCTTCTACGACAACGTGGAGGACGAGGACTTCGTCGAGAACTTCGCCCGCATGGAGCGGTGGCTCGACGAGGGTATCGACGTCGCCGGCAAGGCCTACGAGGAGTTCATCCGCGACATCTACCAGGAGAACAAGCTCTACGCGAACGAGCTCGAGCTCGGCGGCGAGCGCGTCGACCTCGCGAACATCGACATGCCGGTGCTGCAGATCGTCGCGGAGTACGACCACCTCATCCCGCCGGGGGCGTCCAAGCCGTTCAACGAGGCGATCCCGGCCGAAGACACCGAGATCATGGAGTTCGCGACGGGCCACATCGGGATGTCGGTCTCCTCGCGGAGCCACGACGAACTCTGGCCGGACGTCTGCGAGTGGTTCGAGGAGCGCTCGAACGGTACCGAGGTCGAATCCGAGCCCGAGACGCCCGAACCCGAGGAGAAAGACGCCGCGCTCGCCGAGGACGTCGAAGGCGACGAGAGCGGTCCCGACGACCTCTCTGACGGCGGCGTGGACGTCGAGTCAGGTACCGACGCGGACGCTACCGAGATCGACATCGACGACGAGACGAGCGAGTTCCACGGCGAGGATCGGTCGGACGAGGAAATCGCCGCGCGCAGCGAAGACGACGTGCAGGACGAACCCGCGGCGCCGGGCGAGATGACCGTCGACGAAGACGTCGCCGAGGACATCACCGACGAGGAGTTGGACTCCGAGTCCGCTATCGAGGACGAGACCGACGACCTGACCGAACTGAGCGGCGTCGGGCAGGCCTACGCCGACCAACTCGCCGCGGCCGGCATCGAGACGTTCGACCAGCTCGCCGACGCTGACGCCGCCGAACTCGCCGCGGAGACCGGCCTCTCGCCGAGTCGCGTCGAGGACTGGATCGAACAGGCCGCCGAGCGGTAA
- a CDS encoding proteasome subunit alpha produces MHSRPPTRFEPDDRIGAIGAPTRDARPSAGDGGADSTPSDAIIKTGTTTVGLAGADGAVLAADARASLGGQFVTNKTARKIEPVADRTAVAFSGSVSDAQSFVRHLRAELSQYDLERDGPASVETAATVAGDLVRRGPYRILDLVLAGVDDEPAVYQIGGGGGVMEAPYAASGSGMQLAYGALEAAYQPDRSVAELRPIAARAVRSAAERDTASGDGMTIATITDDDLAIERYDDLERAVSAVDSDENESEGAI; encoded by the coding sequence ATGCACTCGAGACCACCAACGCGATTCGAACCCGACGACCGCATCGGAGCGATCGGTGCACCGACTCGCGACGCACGGCCGTCCGCAGGCGACGGCGGAGCCGATTCGACGCCGAGCGACGCCATCATCAAGACGGGCACGACGACGGTCGGCCTCGCCGGCGCGGACGGGGCCGTTCTCGCGGCCGACGCGCGAGCGAGCCTCGGCGGCCAGTTCGTGACCAACAAAACGGCCCGGAAGATCGAGCCCGTCGCTGATCGGACGGCCGTCGCCTTTTCGGGCAGCGTCAGCGACGCGCAGTCGTTCGTGCGCCACCTGCGGGCCGAACTCAGCCAGTACGACCTCGAGCGCGACGGTCCCGCGTCCGTCGAGACGGCGGCGACCGTCGCCGGGGACCTCGTCCGCCGCGGCCCCTACCGCATCCTCGATCTGGTCTTAGCCGGCGTCGACGACGAACCGGCGGTCTACCAGATCGGCGGCGGTGGCGGCGTCATGGAAGCGCCCTACGCGGCCAGCGGCAGCGGGATGCAACTCGCCTACGGGGCGCTCGAGGCCGCCTACCAGCCCGATCGATCGGTCGCGGAACTGCGACCGATCGCGGCCCGTGCGGTCCGGAGCGCCGCCGAGCGGGACACCGCCAGCGGCGACGGAATGACGATCGCGACGATCACCGACGACGACCTCGCGATCGAGCGGTACGACGATCTCGAGCGCGCGGTTTCGGCGGTCGACAGCGACGAGAACGAGAGCGAGGGGGCGATCTAA
- a CDS encoding BMP family lipoprotein has product MPRNRRAVLKGMGVAGLTAMAGCVGGFGEESGDASAQVGMVYATGGLGDDSFNDMAKQGVEDAREEFDITYDETEPGSEGEFEGAQRDFAESGDYDLVNCIGYAQKDALSENAPEYPDQNFIIVDDVVEEDNVRSYVFGEPQGSFQVGQLAGLLTQEEFSAGAGETNPDADVVGFVGGTESPLIESFHAGFQAGVEHANENAEVVSTYVGGFNDTAGGQQAARTMYQDQDADIIFHAAGRTGIGVFQAAQDEGRFAIGVDSDQSLSNADFADVIIASMVKRVDTAVYTAIESVVNDEFAGGETETLGLEQEGVGAVYGDQIGDEIPQEIKDQVDESRQQIIDGEIDVPSEL; this is encoded by the coding sequence ATGCCACGTAACAGACGAGCTGTTCTGAAGGGGATGGGTGTTGCTGGACTCACGGCGATGGCGGGCTGCGTCGGCGGGTTCGGCGAGGAATCGGGCGACGCGAGCGCGCAGGTCGGGATGGTCTACGCGACCGGCGGCCTCGGCGACGACTCGTTCAACGACATGGCCAAGCAGGGTGTCGAAGACGCGCGCGAGGAGTTCGACATCACGTACGACGAGACGGAGCCCGGTTCGGAGGGTGAATTCGAGGGCGCACAGCGCGACTTCGCCGAGAGCGGCGACTACGATCTGGTCAACTGCATCGGCTACGCCCAGAAGGACGCGCTCTCGGAGAACGCGCCGGAGTACCCGGACCAGAACTTCATCATCGTCGACGACGTCGTCGAGGAGGACAACGTCCGGAGCTACGTCTTCGGCGAACCCCAGGGGTCGTTCCAGGTCGGCCAGCTGGCCGGGCTGTTGACCCAGGAGGAGTTCTCGGCCGGTGCCGGCGAGACGAACCCCGACGCCGACGTCGTCGGCTTCGTCGGCGGCACGGAATCGCCGCTGATCGAGTCGTTCCACGCCGGCTTCCAGGCCGGCGTCGAGCACGCCAACGAAAACGCCGAGGTCGTCTCGACGTACGTCGGCGGATTCAACGACACCGCCGGCGGCCAGCAGGCCGCCCGAACGATGTACCAGGACCAGGACGCGGACATCATCTTCCACGCGGCCGGCCGCACCGGGATCGGCGTCTTCCAGGCCGCTCAGGACGAGGGCCGGTTCGCGATCGGCGTCGACAGCGACCAGTCGCTGTCCAACGCGGACTTCGCCGACGTCATCATCGCGAGCATGGTCAAGCGCGTCGACACCGCGGTCTACACCGCGATCGAGTCCGTCGTCAACGACGAGTTCGCCGGCGGCGAGACCGAGACGCTCGGCCTCGAGCAGGAGGGCGTCGGCGCCGTCTACGGCGACCAGATCGGCGACGAGATCCCCCAGGAGATCAAGGATCAGGTCGACGAGTCCAGACAGCAGATCATCGACGGCGAGATCGACGTTCCAAGCGAACTGTAA
- a CDS encoding phosphohexomutase domain-containing protein, with the protein MTLFGTAGIRGPVTDVTPALALEVGRAAGEPGATFVVGRDGRETGPALAAAMEAGLESAGADVYRLGQVPTPALAYASQGRRGVMITASHNPPTDNGIKLFADGVEYDRDAERAIEDAVAAADDGLAAWDQWGESAGLEILEQYRDAVGDYVREQFASSDDTDAETPTARPLAGLSIAVDCGNGMGSVATPHVLERLGAEVTAVNANVDGHFSARESKPTPETLTDFIEFMATDSSGAGASGGQFDLGLAHDGDADRLVVLGPDGDVIHEDTVLAVVAEHYVAASDAADPVVVTTPNASARIDERVREAGGRVERVRLGALHEGIARERRQGDADTAVVFAAEPWKHIHTAFGGWIDGVASAAVVAALVADAGSTDALREPVTERPYRKVSVDCPDDAKPAVMTALETELPDAFPDAAVDTDYGVRLEFDDASWVLVRPSGTEPYVRIYAESETVDDLIADARTVVESAVDDAN; encoded by the coding sequence ATGACACTGTTCGGGACCGCCGGGATTCGCGGTCCGGTAACCGACGTGACGCCGGCGCTGGCCCTCGAGGTCGGTCGGGCCGCCGGCGAACCAGGCGCAACGTTCGTCGTCGGGCGCGACGGCCGGGAAACGGGGCCGGCGCTCGCCGCAGCGATGGAAGCCGGCCTCGAGAGCGCGGGCGCGGACGTCTACCGGCTCGGGCAGGTGCCGACGCCGGCGCTGGCGTACGCCTCGCAGGGCCGACGCGGCGTGATGATCACCGCGAGTCACAACCCGCCGACGGACAACGGCATCAAACTCTTCGCCGACGGCGTCGAGTACGACCGCGACGCCGAACGCGCGATCGAGGACGCCGTCGCCGCCGCCGACGACGGCCTCGCGGCGTGGGACCAGTGGGGCGAGTCGGCCGGTCTCGAGATTCTCGAACAGTACCGCGATGCAGTCGGGGACTACGTCCGCGAGCAGTTCGCCTCGAGCGACGACACGGACGCCGAAACGCCGACCGCCCGTCCCCTCGCCGGCCTCTCGATCGCGGTCGACTGCGGCAACGGTATGGGGTCGGTTGCGACGCCGCACGTCCTCGAGCGCCTCGGCGCCGAAGTTACCGCGGTGAACGCGAACGTCGACGGCCACTTCTCCGCGCGCGAGAGCAAGCCGACGCCGGAGACGCTGACCGACTTCATCGAGTTCATGGCGACCGACTCGAGCGGCGCCGGCGCGAGCGGCGGACAGTTCGACCTCGGCCTCGCTCACGACGGCGATGCCGACCGACTCGTCGTCCTCGGCCCCGACGGCGACGTGATCCACGAGGACACCGTCCTCGCGGTCGTCGCGGAACACTACGTCGCCGCGAGCGACGCCGCCGACCCCGTCGTCGTGACGACGCCGAACGCCTCCGCCCGGATCGACGAGCGGGTCCGCGAGGCCGGCGGGCGCGTCGAACGCGTTCGCCTCGGCGCGTTACACGAGGGCATCGCGCGCGAGCGACGGCAGGGCGACGCGGACACCGCGGTCGTCTTCGCCGCCGAACCCTGGAAGCACATCCACACCGCCTTCGGCGGCTGGATCGACGGCGTCGCGAGCGCCGCCGTCGTCGCTGCACTCGTCGCCGACGCCGGTAGCACCGACGCGCTTCGCGAGCCGGTCACCGAACGCCCCTACCGGAAGGTCAGCGTCGACTGCCCCGACGACGCTAAACCCGCGGTCATGACGGCCCTCGAGACCGAGCTTCCGGACGCCTTCCCCGACGCGGCCGTCGACACCGACTACGGCGTGCGCCTCGAGTTCGACGACGCCTCCTGGGTGCTCGTGCGCCCGAGCGGGACCGAGCCCTACGTGCGGATCTACGCCGAGAGCGAGACGGTCGACGACCTGATCGCGGACGCGCGGACGGTCGTCGAGTCGGCGGTCGACGACGCGAACTGA
- a CDS encoding archaeal proteasome endopeptidase complex subunit alpha: MDSSANQQAYDRGHTIFSPDGRLYQVEYAREAVERGSPSVGVVADDGVVLAARKRVRSPLLEAGTVEKIHRIDDHLAIASAGHAADARQLVDVARREAQRHRLRYGEPIDAELLAKRLADHIQEHTQTGGSRPYGVALLVAGVDPDGTEGTQLYEVDPSGTPYGWRAVAVGNGGRDVRQFLEDRLGDGESASGDLQQGTATALEALAATTDEPELTPETVDVWTLEAGESETAASSPITQRTGDDLASLLAELELD; the protein is encoded by the coding sequence ATGGACTCGAGCGCCAACCAGCAGGCCTACGACCGCGGCCACACCATCTTCTCGCCCGACGGCCGGCTCTACCAGGTCGAGTACGCGCGGGAAGCCGTCGAACGCGGCTCGCCGAGCGTCGGCGTCGTCGCCGACGACGGCGTCGTCCTGGCGGCCCGAAAACGGGTCCGGTCGCCGCTACTCGAGGCTGGAACGGTCGAGAAGATCCACCGGATCGACGACCACCTGGCGATCGCCTCGGCGGGCCACGCCGCCGACGCCCGCCAACTAGTCGACGTCGCGCGCCGCGAGGCACAGCGACACCGGCTGCGCTACGGCGAGCCGATCGACGCTGAACTGCTCGCGAAGCGTCTCGCCGACCACATCCAGGAGCACACCCAGACCGGCGGCTCGCGACCGTACGGGGTCGCACTGTTGGTCGCCGGCGTCGATCCGGACGGCACGGAGGGGACGCAACTCTACGAGGTCGATCCCAGCGGCACGCCGTACGGCTGGCGAGCCGTCGCCGTCGGCAACGGCGGCCGGGACGTGCGGCAGTTCCTCGAGGACCGGCTCGGTGACGGCGAGTCCGCTTCCGGCGACCTGCAGCAGGGCACTGCGACCGCGCTCGAGGCGCTGGCGGCGACGACCGACGAACCAGAACTAACGCCGGAAACGGTCGACGTCTGGACGCTCGAGGCCGGAGAATCGGAGACAGCGGCCTCGAGCCCGATCACGCAGCGGACCGGCGACGACCTCGCGTCGCTGCTCGCTGAACTCGAACTCGACTAA
- a CDS encoding MaoC family dehydratase, giving the protein MSQNSGRNNLAAMTNAWTAMTQSFLRSATAANRAALSAMVPDGHDATADDGIVPASIPSVDHSNLDWTFERTVDSREAIGVGDAVTFEKTLSDEDVRAFAQISGDTNRLHLDDEFAAQTRFGERIVHGTLVAGLISAALARLPGLTIYLSQDLEFRGPVKIGDRVSARVEVVEDLGNDQFRLETQIRDESDDETVIDGEAVVLVDELPDE; this is encoded by the coding sequence ATGTCACAGAATTCCGGGCGGAATAACCTCGCTGCCATGACGAACGCGTGGACAGCGATGACTCAGAGTTTCCTCCGCAGTGCCACTGCCGCCAACCGGGCAGCCCTCTCCGCGATGGTCCCCGACGGTCACGACGCGACGGCCGATGACGGGATCGTTCCCGCATCGATTCCCTCCGTCGATCACTCGAATCTCGACTGGACGTTCGAGCGTACCGTCGACAGCCGCGAGGCCATCGGCGTCGGCGACGCCGTCACGTTCGAAAAGACCCTCTCCGACGAGGACGTTCGCGCGTTCGCCCAGATCAGCGGCGACACGAACCGCCTCCACCTGGACGACGAGTTCGCCGCCCAGACGCGGTTCGGCGAGCGGATCGTCCACGGCACGCTCGTCGCCGGGCTCATCAGCGCCGCGCTGGCGCGCCTGCCCGGCTTGACGATCTACCTCTCGCAGGATCTGGAGTTCCGCGGCCCCGTCAAAATCGGCGACCGCGTCTCGGCCCGCGTCGAGGTCGTCGAGGACCTCGGCAACGACCAGTTCCGCCTCGAGACCCAGATCCGCGACGAGTCCGACGACGAGACGGTCATCGACGGCGAGGCCGTCGTATTGGTCGACGAACTACCCGACGAGTAG
- a CDS encoding poly(R)-hydroxyalkanoic acid synthase subunit PhaE: MADSQQPPQAQNWNAFVEQWNEQFLEALEENVEAQAQFVESWSETVGQATEDNEMSEGVEGYAKAYETWMNASQQMVERVNDQLEGEDVDIEEFRDIWLNTANEAFKDVMSTTAFARMTGETVGDVLELQQQADEAAQETLRTLGFATEEDVVEVGDRLVELERRQHDVERKLDRILEHLEDEDQE; the protein is encoded by the coding sequence ATGGCAGACTCACAGCAACCCCCGCAGGCCCAGAACTGGAACGCGTTCGTCGAACAGTGGAACGAGCAGTTCCTCGAGGCGCTCGAGGAGAACGTCGAAGCGCAGGCGCAGTTCGTCGAGAGCTGGTCCGAAACCGTCGGTCAGGCGACCGAAGACAACGAGATGTCCGAGGGCGTCGAAGGCTACGCGAAGGCCTACGAAACCTGGATGAACGCCTCCCAGCAGATGGTCGAGCGCGTCAACGACCAGCTCGAGGGCGAGGACGTCGACATCGAGGAGTTCCGCGACATCTGGCTCAACACGGCCAACGAGGCGTTCAAGGACGTCATGTCGACGACGGCCTTCGCCCGGATGACCGGCGAAACCGTCGGCGACGTCCTCGAACTCCAGCAGCAGGCCGACGAGGCCGCCCAGGAGACGCTGCGAACGCTCGGCTTCGCGACCGAGGAGGACGTCGTCGAAGTCGGCGACCGCCTCGTCGAACTCGAGCGCCGCCAGCACGACGTCGAGCGGAAGCTCGACCGGATCCTCGAGCACCTCGAGGACGAGGACCAGGAGTGA
- a CDS encoding AbrB/MazE/SpoVT family DNA-binding domain-containing protein: MTDDSDRSLWFPPAMFDEMQEAGEQVAQSQQEMMKQLFQANSANPLENMSAFGPMNMGTATFKARVQSGGRISIPEPEREALDIEEGDIVQTIVVPVKRDRDE; this comes from the coding sequence ATGACGGACGACTCCGACCGATCGCTCTGGTTCCCGCCGGCGATGTTCGACGAGATGCAGGAGGCGGGCGAGCAAGTCGCGCAATCCCAGCAGGAGATGATGAAACAGTTGTTCCAGGCGAATTCGGCCAACCCGCTCGAGAACATGTCGGCCTTCGGGCCGATGAACATGGGCACGGCGACGTTCAAAGCCCGGGTCCAGAGCGGCGGTCGGATCAGCATTCCCGAACCCGAACGGGAGGCCCTCGACATCGAAGAGGGCGATATCGTCCAGACCATCGTCGTCCCCGTCAAACGCGATCGCGACGAGTAG
- a CDS encoding ABC transporter ATP-binding protein: protein MTESGTGTTDGAAPTDSGSDARGGRRSADLDRDRESTGSDLAVHLDGITKRFPGVVANDDVDLQVERGTVHALLGENGAGKTTLMNVLYGLYEPEEGRVVVDGRERAFDSPRDAIDAGVGMIHQHFMLVDTMTVAENIALGNEPTKWFGMAVDREQVEREVRDLCDRYGFDVDPQATVEDLSVGVQQRVEILKALFRGADVLILDEPTAVLTPQEVEGLYDVLDELTAQGKTIIFITHKLEEATHAADAITVLRDGESVGTVDPERTTREDLAERMVGREVLLEAESEPVETGDVVLSTGDVAVEDERGVDVVSGIDLDVRAGEIVGIAGVDGNGQAELIEAITGLRTPDEGTITYEGTDITDWSRRERIEAGMAYIPEDRHERGLVMPFDLVENGVLGSQRSPAFANGGRIDWAEVRDHAEEIIETYDVRPPNADADARSFSGGNQQKFIVGREFERDPSLVIATHPTRGVDIGSTEFIHDRLLDLRREGVAILLVSSKLDEVRSLSDRLAVIYEGEFIDVTDPDAVTEEELGLLMAGQELEADGGRAGTSANGADGAAGTGGDPR, encoded by the coding sequence ATGACCGAGTCGGGAACGGGAACGACTGACGGGGCAGCACCGACCGATTCGGGGTCGGACGCGCGGGGCGGCCGCCGTTCCGCCGACCTGGATCGAGACCGGGAGAGCACCGGCAGCGACCTCGCCGTCCACTTGGACGGCATCACGAAGCGGTTCCCCGGCGTCGTCGCCAACGACGACGTCGACCTGCAGGTCGAGCGCGGGACCGTCCACGCCCTGCTCGGCGAGAACGGGGCCGGGAAGACGACGCTGATGAACGTCCTTTACGGACTCTACGAGCCCGAAGAGGGGCGCGTCGTCGTCGACGGCCGGGAACGAGCGTTCGACTCCCCGCGAGACGCCATCGACGCCGGCGTCGGGATGATCCACCAGCACTTCATGCTGGTCGACACGATGACCGTCGCCGAGAACATCGCGCTGGGCAACGAGCCGACGAAGTGGTTCGGGATGGCCGTCGACCGCGAGCAGGTCGAGCGCGAAGTACGGGACCTCTGCGATCGCTACGGCTTCGACGTCGATCCGCAGGCGACGGTCGAAGACTTGAGCGTCGGCGTCCAGCAGCGCGTCGAGATCCTCAAGGCGCTGTTCCGCGGCGCCGACGTGCTCATTCTCGACGAGCCGACCGCCGTCCTCACGCCACAGGAGGTCGAGGGCCTCTACGACGTCCTGGACGAACTCACCGCACAGGGGAAGACGATCATTTTCATCACGCACAAACTCGAGGAGGCGACCCACGCCGCCGACGCGATCACCGTCCTCCGGGACGGGGAGTCCGTCGGCACGGTCGACCCCGAGCGCACGACCCGGGAGGACCTGGCCGAGCGCATGGTCGGCCGCGAGGTCCTGCTCGAGGCCGAATCTGAACCGGTCGAGACGGGCGATGTCGTCCTCTCGACGGGGGACGTCGCCGTCGAGGACGAGCGCGGCGTCGACGTCGTCTCGGGAATCGATCTGGACGTCCGCGCCGGCGAAATCGTCGGTATTGCAGGCGTCGACGGCAACGGGCAGGCCGAACTGATCGAAGCGATCACCGGGCTGCGGACGCCCGACGAGGGGACGATCACCTACGAAGGGACCGACATCACCGACTGGTCCCGCCGCGAGCGAATCGAGGCCGGGATGGCCTACATTCCGGAGGACCGCCACGAGCGCGGGCTCGTCATGCCCTTCGACCTCGTGGAGAACGGCGTGCTCGGCAGCCAGCGGTCGCCGGCGTTCGCCAACGGCGGCCGCATCGACTGGGCCGAAGTCCGCGACCACGCCGAGGAAATCATCGAGACCTACGACGTTCGCCCGCCGAACGCCGACGCGGACGCCCGCTCGTTCTCCGGCGGAAACCAGCAGAAGTTCATCGTCGGCCGCGAGTTCGAGCGCGATCCGTCGCTGGTCATCGCGACGCATCCGACTCGCGGGGTCGACATCGGCTCGACGGAGTTCATCCACGACCGCCTGCTCGACCTCCGCCGCGAGGGGGTGGCAATCTTGCTCGTCTCCTCGAAACTCGACGAGGTTCGCTCGCTCTCGGATCGGCTGGCGGTCATCTACGAGGGCGAGTTCATCGACGTCACCGATCCGGACGCCGTCACCGAAGAGGAACTCGGCCTGCTGATGGCCGGACAGGAACTCGAGGCCGACGGCGGCCGTGCCGGTACCAGCGCCAACGGTGCCGACGGCGCCGCCGGCACCGGGGGTGACCCCCGATGA
- a CDS encoding beta-ketoacyl-ACP reductase: MSMDGRTCVITGSARGIGRGIAEYLGEEGANVVINYRSSEGAAKEAVDVIETAGGSAVAAQADVTHRDQVAHMREVCHEAFGPADVLVNNAGITADKQFTEMTREDWDRVMDVNLGGMFNCTQEFYDDIWEAEEGRLINISSVVGKQGNFGQANYAAAKSGMFGFTRTIALELAQGGSTANCVAPGFTRTDMVESVPDEVLDRIIAGIPLERLAEVEDIAALVRFLASEESSYITGEVIDINGGMDL, encoded by the coding sequence ATGTCCATGGACGGACGAACCTGCGTCATCACCGGGTCGGCGCGCGGCATCGGCCGGGGGATCGCCGAGTACCTTGGAGAGGAAGGCGCGAACGTCGTCATCAACTACCGTTCCTCGGAGGGAGCGGCGAAGGAAGCCGTCGACGTGATCGAAACCGCCGGCGGTTCGGCCGTCGCGGCCCAGGCGGATGTCACCCACCGCGATCAGGTCGCACACATGCGCGAGGTCTGCCACGAGGCGTTCGGCCCGGCCGACGTGCTGGTCAACAACGCCGGCATCACCGCCGACAAGCAGTTCACGGAGATGACCCGCGAGGACTGGGACCGCGTTATGGACGTCAATCTCGGCGGGATGTTCAACTGTACCCAGGAGTTCTACGACGACATCTGGGAAGCCGAGGAAGGGCGACTGATCAACATCTCGAGCGTCGTCGGCAAACAGGGGAACTTCGGCCAGGCGAACTACGCCGCCGCCAAAAGCGGGATGTTCGGCTTCACGCGGACGATCGCCCTCGAACTCGCCCAGGGCGGTTCGACGGCCAACTGCGTCGCGCCCGGCTTCACGCGCACCGATATGGTCGAGAGCGTCCCCGACGAGGTGCTCGATCGGATCATCGCGGGGATTCCGCTCGAGCGCCTCGCGGAAGTCGAGGACATCGCCGCCCTCGTCCGGTTCCTGGCGAGCGAGGAATCGTCCTATATCACCGGCGAAGTGATCGATATCAACGGCGGGATGGACCTCTGA